Proteins found in one Apostichopus japonicus isolate 1M-3 chromosome 16, ASM3797524v1, whole genome shotgun sequence genomic segment:
- the LOC139982973 gene encoding uncharacterized protein isoform X5 — protein sequence MFQSGKNVAKKNSDKDHGNADLVHDVGQKNVSSIPKSFQRRHGRLQSGKHFAKKDHDKDHGNADLGQNVDKENVSAMPMSFQRRQNMLRSSEKVAKKDDDKDHGDKELRNVEQENVSTVLMSFQRRLNMLQSGKHVAKKSKDKDHANAYLVHDVGQKNVPTIPKSFQGRHGRLQSGKHVAKKDNDKDLGQNVGKDNVSTMPMSFQRRQNMLQTSEKVAKKDDDKDHGNEDLGDVDQENVSARPMSFQRRLDMLQSGKHVAKKVNEKDHGNEDLGNVDHENVSTMPMSFQKRLDTLQSGKHVAKKDNDIDHGNVDLVHDVGQKNVSTIPKSFQIRHSRLQSGKHFAKKDKSKDHGNADFVHDVEQENVSTIPKSFQRRQDRLQSDHGNADLGQNVGKDNVSTMPMSFQKKQNMLQSSEKVAKKDEDKDHGDGDLGNTDVDHENVSTMPLSFQSRQDMSKPDKHVAKKDNAKDHRDEDSGNVHVDHENISTMPLSFQGRRDMSQPDTDVSKEDDEKDLGNADVDHENVSTMQSSFQSRREISQSDEHLAKKDNDKDNVVEDLGNIDVDHEKVSTIPLSFQSRKDMSQSDDNVVKEDNAKDHRDEDLGNADVDHENVSTMPSSFQTRRDSSRHDKHVAKEDNAKDNGDEDFGNVDPVNVSAIPMSFKKRLDMLQSSKHVARKDYVKDHEDEDLGNVDHENVSTMLQSGKHVAKKDNDKDHRDEDIGNVDLDHENVSTKPSSFQSRRDMSHSDTDVAKKDNEKEMDQKNSAHSNSESTTQVSQKKTEEQQECTTDNLQEKTPNQNLSYDKYRSSKDVCSVKYVDDPVGCTTLVSNQHHWSNHDLHLQENIPKLHSSWDKHSPNFDDADARLSMMAINTPESNGTELPKDRTISLCIQAADRNFQLHVQLSDTIDQLKHQLEVVTHIPSNIQRLFYCGMLLRYNYTLANYEIKDNSSVQLLSVTQILIFYINLYGDKLSLGVYSTDSIGSIVSMIECQESLSRGQHCLMLFDRELEKEKSLRYYNIQDESILQLQPILLESIRIRVFVNTSKQLLIGAEPEDKISDVKFKIQDKEGIPYGLKQINFEGKQLEDSKPLSYYNIGKGNIKCIYFSLHDIMKIEIRTASGSTSTIAVKNDNTIKEVKSRIEDFTNIPEGKQLLIFDGKQLQDELTLSDYNIENQSIVSLVNLQLGLRLTVTIYRKSLIDKTVTFVMDTCATVQDLKDTVQENADIPSEEQSLLFNDECLLDDKLLSEYNIKNGSNLPCVLAKTDGVHVFCRHIER from the exons ATGTTCCAGTCTGGTAAAAATGTTGCCAAGAAAAATAGTGACAAAG ATCACGGAAATGCAGATCTCGTACACGACGTTGGTCAAAAGAACGTCTCATCGATACCAAAGTCCTTTCAGAGAAGACATGGTAGATTGCAGTCCGGTAAACATTTTGCAAAGAAAGATCATGACAAAG ATCACGGAAATGCAGATCTCGGACAAAACGTTGACAAAGAAAACGTCTCGGCGATGCCAATGTCCTTTCAGAGAAGACAGAATATGTTACGGTCCAGTGAAAAGGTTGCCAAGAAAGATGATGACAAAG ATCACGGAGATAAAGAACTCAGGAACGTTGAACAAGAGAACGTCTCGACGGTGCTGATGTCCTTTCAGAGAAGACTGAATATGTTACAGTCCGGTAAACATGTTGCCAAGAAAAGTAAAGACAAAG ATCATGCAAATGCATATCTCGTCCACGACGTTGGTCAAAAGAACGTCCCGACGATACCAAAGTCCTTTCAGGGAAGACATGGTAGATTGCAGTCCGGTAAACATGTTGCAAAGAAAGATAATGACAAAG ATCTCGGACAAAACGTTGGTAAAGATAACGTCTCGACGATGCCAATGTCCTTTCAGAGAAGACAGAATATGTTACAGACCAGTGAAAAGGTTGCCAAGAAAGATGATGACAAAG ATCACGGAAATGAAGATCTCGGGGACGTTGATCAAGAGAACGTCTCGGCGAGGCCAATGTCATTTCAGAGAAGACTGGATATGTTACAGTCCGGTAAACATGTTGCCAAGAAAGTTAATGAAAAAG ATCACGGAAATGAAGATCTCGGAAACGTCGATCACGAGAACGTCTCGACGATGCCGATGTCCTTTCAGAAAAGACTGGATACTTTACAGTCCGGTAAACATGTTGCCAAGAAAGATAATGATA TAGATCACGGAAATGTAGATCTCGTACACGACGTTGGTCAAAAGAACGTCTCGACGATACCAAAGTCCTTTCAGATAAGACATAGTAGATTGCAGTCCGGTAAACATTTTGCAAAGAAAGATAAAAGCAAAG ATCACGGAAATGCAGATTTCGTACACGACGTCGAACAAGAGAACGTCTCGACGATACCGAAGTCCTTTCAGAGAAGACAAGATAGATTGCAGTCTG ATCACGGAAATGCAGATCTCGGACAAAACGTTGGTAAAGATAACGTCTCGACGATGCCAATGTCCTTTCAGAAAAAACAGAATATGTTACAGTCCAGTGAAAAGGTTGCCAAGAAAGATGAGGACAAAG ACCACGGAGATGGAGATCTCGGAAACACTGACGTTGATCACGAGAACGTCTCGACGATGCCGTTGTCCTTCCAGAGTAGACAGGATATGTCCAAGCCAGATAAACATGTTGCCAAGAAAGATAATGCAAAAG ATCACAGAGATGAAGATTCCGGTAACGTTCACGTTGATCACGAGAACATCTCGACGATGCCGTTGTCCTTTCAGGGTAGACGGGATATGTCTCAGCCCGATACAGATGTTTCCAAGGAAGATGATGAAAAAG ATCTCGGCAACGCTGACGTTGATCACGAGAACGTCTCGACGATGCAGTCGTCTTTTCAGAGTAGACGGGAGATTTCCCAGTCTGATGAACATCTTGCCAAGAAAGATAATGACAAAG ATAACGTAGTTGAAGATCTCGGAAACATTGACGTTGATCACGAGAAGGTCTCGACGATTCCGTTGTCCTTTCAGAGTAGAAAGGATATGTCACAATCCGATGATAATGTTGTCAAGGAAGATAATGCAAAAG ATCACAGAGATGAAGATCTTGGAAACGCTGACGTTGATCACGAGAACGTCTCCACGATGCCGTCGTCTTTTCAGACTAGACGGGATTCGTCCCGGCACGATAAACATGTTGCCAAGGAAGATAATGCAAAAG atAACGGAGATGAAGATTTCGGAAACGTTGATCCCGTGAACGTCTCGGCGATACCGATGTCCTTTAAGAAAAGACTGGATATGTTACAGTCCAGTAAACATGTTGCCAGGAAAGATTATGTAAAAG ATCACGAAGATGAAGATCTCGGAAACGTTGATCACGAGAACGTCTCGACGATGTTACAGTCCGGTAAACATGTTGCCAAGAAAGACAACGACAAAG ATCACCGAGATGAAGATATCGGAAACGTTGACCTTGATCACGAGAACGTCTCGACAAAGCCGTCGTCCTTTCAGAGTAGACGGGATATGTCCCATTCCGATACAGATGTTGCCAAGAAAGATAATGAAAAAG AAATGGATCAGAAAAATAGTGCACACAGCAACAGTGAATCCACAACACAGgtttctcaaaagaaaacagAGGAACAGCAGGAATGCACAACTGACAATCTGCAGGAGAAAACTCCTAACCAGAATCTTTCCTATGACAAATACCGATCGAGTAAAGATGTTTGCAGTGTCAAATATGTCGATGATCCAGTTGGGTGTACTACACTGGTTTCCAATCAACATCATTGGTCTAATCACGACCTTCATCTACAAGAGAACATCCCTAAGCTGCATTCCTCGTGGGACAAACACTCGCCAAATTTTGATGACGCAGATGCAAGACTGAGTATGATGGCAATAAATACACCTGAATCCAATGGGACAGAGCTTCCCAAAGATCGTACCATCTCACTTTGCATCCAGGCTGCAGATCGGAATTTTCAACTCCATGTACAGCTAAGTGATACTATTGATCAGTTAAAACATCAACTTGAAGTTGTTACACATATTCCTTCTAACATCCAGCGCCTCTTTTATTGTGGGATGCTATTACGATACAATTATACTCTTGCAAATTATGAGATCAAAGACAATTCATCTGTGCAACTACTGTCAGTTACACAGATCTTGATCTTTTACATAAACTTGTACGGTGATAAACTGTCCCTAGGAGTTTATTCAACCGATTCCATTGGAAGTATTGTATCCATGATTGAATGTCAAGAATCACTGAGTAGAGGTCAGCATTGCTTAATGCTTTTTGATAGGGAGTTGGAAAAAGAGAAGTCACTAAGATATTATAACATCCAGGACGAATCCATCTTACAGCTCCAACCAATCCTGCTAGAAAGTATACGGATCCGTGTATTTGTTAATACTAGTAAGCAATTACTAATTGGGGCAGAACCAGAAGATAAAATTAGTGATGTGAAGTTCAAAATCCAAGATAAGGAAGGCATTCCTTACGGCCTCAAGCAAATTAACTTTGAAGGCAAACAGTTAGAAGATTCTAAACCTCTCTCTTATTACAATATTGGAAAAGGTAAcatcaaatgtatttatttcagcttacATGATATCATGAAGATTGAGATAAGAACTGCTTCTGGAAGTACAAGTACAATTGCAGTTAAAAATGATAACACCATCAAGGAGGTAAAATCGAGGATTGAAGATTTTACAAACATACCCGAAGGGAAACAGCTCCTAATATTTGACGGAAAACAGTTACAAGATGAACTCACTCTCTCTGACTATAATATTGAGAACCAGAGTATTGTCAGTCTCGTAAACCTTCAACTTGGACTAAGACTAACCGTTACCATTTACAGGAAAAGTTTGATTGACAAGACTGTCACTTTCGTGATGGACACTTGTGCCACAGTGCAGGACTTGAAAGACACAGTCCAAGAAAATGCAGACATTCCTAGTGAGGAGCAAAGTCTTCTGTTCAATGATGAGTGCCTACTAGATGACAAATTACTTTCGGAATACAATATCAAAAATGGTAGCAATTTACCGTGTGTACTTGCAAAGACGGACGGTGTGCATGTTTTTTGTCGACACATTGAAAGATAA
- the LOC139982973 gene encoding uncharacterized protein isoform X9 produces MFQSGKNVAKKNSDKDHGNADLVHDVGQKNVSSIPKSFQRRHGRLQSGKHFAKKDHDKDHGNADLGQNVDKENVSAMPMSFQRRQNMLRSSEKVAKKDDDKDHGDKELRNVEQENVSTVLMSFQRRLNMLQSGKHVAKKSKDKDHANAYLVHDVGQKNVPTIPKSFQGRHGRLQSGKHVAKKDNDKDHGNADLGQNVGKDNVSTMPMSFQKKQNMLQSSEKVAKKDEDKDHGDGDLGNTDVDHENVSTMPLSFQSRQDMSKPDKHVAKKDNAKDHRDEDSGNVHVDHENISTMPLSFQGRRDMSQPDTDVSKEDDEKDLGNADVDHENVSTMQSSFQSRREISQSDEHLAKKDNDKDNVVEDLGNIDVDHEKVSTIPLSFQSRKDMSQSDDNVVKEDNAKDHRDEDLGNADVDHENVSTMPSSFQTRRDSSRHDKHVAKEDNAKDNGDEDFGNVDPVNVSAIPMSFKKRLDMLQSSKHVARKDYVKDHEDEDLGNVDHENVSTMLQSGKHVAKKDNDKDHRDEDIGNVDLDHENVSTKPSSFQSRRDMSHSDTDVAKKDNEKEMDQKNSAHSNSESTTQVSQKKTEEQQECTTDNLQEKTPNQNLSYDKYRSSKDVCSVKYVDDPVGCTTLVSNQHHWSNHDLHLQENIPKLHSSWDKHSPNFDDADARLSMMAINTPESNGTELPKDRTISLCIQAADRNFQLHVQLSDTIDQLKHQLEVVTHIPSNIQRLFYCGMLLRYNYTLANYEIKDNSSVQLLSVTQILIFYINLYGDKLSLGVYSTDSIGSIVSMIECQESLSRGQHCLMLFDRELEKEKSLRYYNIQDESILQLQPILLESIRIRVFVNTSKQLLIGAEPEDKISDVKFKIQDKEGIPYGLKQINFEGKQLEDSKPLSYYNIGKGNIKCIYFSLHDIMKIEIRTASGSTSTIAVKNDNTIKEVKSRIEDFTNIPEGKQLLIFDGKQLQDELTLSDYNIENQSIVSLVNLQLGLRLTVTIYRKSLIDKTVTFVMDTCATVQDLKDTVQENADIPSEEQSLLFNDECLLDDKLLSEYNIKNGSNLPCVLAKTDGVHVFCRHIER; encoded by the exons ATGTTCCAGTCTGGTAAAAATGTTGCCAAGAAAAATAGTGACAAAG ATCACGGAAATGCAGATCTCGTACACGACGTTGGTCAAAAGAACGTCTCATCGATACCAAAGTCCTTTCAGAGAAGACATGGTAGATTGCAGTCCGGTAAACATTTTGCAAAGAAAGATCATGACAAAG ATCACGGAAATGCAGATCTCGGACAAAACGTTGACAAAGAAAACGTCTCGGCGATGCCAATGTCCTTTCAGAGAAGACAGAATATGTTACGGTCCAGTGAAAAGGTTGCCAAGAAAGATGATGACAAAG ATCACGGAGATAAAGAACTCAGGAACGTTGAACAAGAGAACGTCTCGACGGTGCTGATGTCCTTTCAGAGAAGACTGAATATGTTACAGTCCGGTAAACATGTTGCCAAGAAAAGTAAAGACAAAG ATCATGCAAATGCATATCTCGTCCACGACGTTGGTCAAAAGAACGTCCCGACGATACCAAAGTCCTTTCAGGGAAGACATGGTAGATTGCAGTCCGGTAAACATGTTGCAAAGAAAGATAATGACAAAG ATCACGGAAATGCAGATCTCGGACAAAACGTTGGTAAAGATAACGTCTCGACGATGCCAATGTCCTTTCAGAAAAAACAGAATATGTTACAGTCCAGTGAAAAGGTTGCCAAGAAAGATGAGGACAAAG ACCACGGAGATGGAGATCTCGGAAACACTGACGTTGATCACGAGAACGTCTCGACGATGCCGTTGTCCTTCCAGAGTAGACAGGATATGTCCAAGCCAGATAAACATGTTGCCAAGAAAGATAATGCAAAAG ATCACAGAGATGAAGATTCCGGTAACGTTCACGTTGATCACGAGAACATCTCGACGATGCCGTTGTCCTTTCAGGGTAGACGGGATATGTCTCAGCCCGATACAGATGTTTCCAAGGAAGATGATGAAAAAG ATCTCGGCAACGCTGACGTTGATCACGAGAACGTCTCGACGATGCAGTCGTCTTTTCAGAGTAGACGGGAGATTTCCCAGTCTGATGAACATCTTGCCAAGAAAGATAATGACAAAG ATAACGTAGTTGAAGATCTCGGAAACATTGACGTTGATCACGAGAAGGTCTCGACGATTCCGTTGTCCTTTCAGAGTAGAAAGGATATGTCACAATCCGATGATAATGTTGTCAAGGAAGATAATGCAAAAG ATCACAGAGATGAAGATCTTGGAAACGCTGACGTTGATCACGAGAACGTCTCCACGATGCCGTCGTCTTTTCAGACTAGACGGGATTCGTCCCGGCACGATAAACATGTTGCCAAGGAAGATAATGCAAAAG atAACGGAGATGAAGATTTCGGAAACGTTGATCCCGTGAACGTCTCGGCGATACCGATGTCCTTTAAGAAAAGACTGGATATGTTACAGTCCAGTAAACATGTTGCCAGGAAAGATTATGTAAAAG ATCACGAAGATGAAGATCTCGGAAACGTTGATCACGAGAACGTCTCGACGATGTTACAGTCCGGTAAACATGTTGCCAAGAAAGACAACGACAAAG ATCACCGAGATGAAGATATCGGAAACGTTGACCTTGATCACGAGAACGTCTCGACAAAGCCGTCGTCCTTTCAGAGTAGACGGGATATGTCCCATTCCGATACAGATGTTGCCAAGAAAGATAATGAAAAAG AAATGGATCAGAAAAATAGTGCACACAGCAACAGTGAATCCACAACACAGgtttctcaaaagaaaacagAGGAACAGCAGGAATGCACAACTGACAATCTGCAGGAGAAAACTCCTAACCAGAATCTTTCCTATGACAAATACCGATCGAGTAAAGATGTTTGCAGTGTCAAATATGTCGATGATCCAGTTGGGTGTACTACACTGGTTTCCAATCAACATCATTGGTCTAATCACGACCTTCATCTACAAGAGAACATCCCTAAGCTGCATTCCTCGTGGGACAAACACTCGCCAAATTTTGATGACGCAGATGCAAGACTGAGTATGATGGCAATAAATACACCTGAATCCAATGGGACAGAGCTTCCCAAAGATCGTACCATCTCACTTTGCATCCAGGCTGCAGATCGGAATTTTCAACTCCATGTACAGCTAAGTGATACTATTGATCAGTTAAAACATCAACTTGAAGTTGTTACACATATTCCTTCTAACATCCAGCGCCTCTTTTATTGTGGGATGCTATTACGATACAATTATACTCTTGCAAATTATGAGATCAAAGACAATTCATCTGTGCAACTACTGTCAGTTACACAGATCTTGATCTTTTACATAAACTTGTACGGTGATAAACTGTCCCTAGGAGTTTATTCAACCGATTCCATTGGAAGTATTGTATCCATGATTGAATGTCAAGAATCACTGAGTAGAGGTCAGCATTGCTTAATGCTTTTTGATAGGGAGTTGGAAAAAGAGAAGTCACTAAGATATTATAACATCCAGGACGAATCCATCTTACAGCTCCAACCAATCCTGCTAGAAAGTATACGGATCCGTGTATTTGTTAATACTAGTAAGCAATTACTAATTGGGGCAGAACCAGAAGATAAAATTAGTGATGTGAAGTTCAAAATCCAAGATAAGGAAGGCATTCCTTACGGCCTCAAGCAAATTAACTTTGAAGGCAAACAGTTAGAAGATTCTAAACCTCTCTCTTATTACAATATTGGAAAAGGTAAcatcaaatgtatttatttcagcttacATGATATCATGAAGATTGAGATAAGAACTGCTTCTGGAAGTACAAGTACAATTGCAGTTAAAAATGATAACACCATCAAGGAGGTAAAATCGAGGATTGAAGATTTTACAAACATACCCGAAGGGAAACAGCTCCTAATATTTGACGGAAAACAGTTACAAGATGAACTCACTCTCTCTGACTATAATATTGAGAACCAGAGTATTGTCAGTCTCGTAAACCTTCAACTTGGACTAAGACTAACCGTTACCATTTACAGGAAAAGTTTGATTGACAAGACTGTCACTTTCGTGATGGACACTTGTGCCACAGTGCAGGACTTGAAAGACACAGTCCAAGAAAATGCAGACATTCCTAGTGAGGAGCAAAGTCTTCTGTTCAATGATGAGTGCCTACTAGATGACAAATTACTTTCGGAATACAATATCAAAAATGGTAGCAATTTACCGTGTGTACTTGCAAAGACGGACGGTGTGCATGTTTTTTGTCGACACATTGAAAGATAA
- the LOC139982973 gene encoding uncharacterized protein isoform X1 — protein MFQSGKNVAKKNSDKDHGNADLVHDVGQKNVSSIPKSFQRRHGRLQSGKHFAKKDHDKDHGNADLGQNVDKENVSAMPMSFQRRQNMLRSSEKVAKKDDDKDHGDKELRNVEQENVSTVLMSFQRRLNMLQSGKHVAKKSKDKDHANAYLVHDVGQKNVPTIPKSFQGRHGRLQSGKHVAKKDNDKDLGQNVGKDNVSTMPMSFQRRQNMLQTSEKVAKKDDDKDHGNEDLGDVDQENVSARPMSFQRRLDMLQSGKHVAKKVNEKDHGNEDLGNVDHENVSTMPMSFQKRLDTLQSGKHVAKKDNDIDHGNVDLVHDVGQKNVSTIPKSFQIRHSRLQSGKHFAKKDKSKDHGNADFVHDVEQENVSTIPKSFQRRQDRLQSGKHFAKKDNDKDHGNADLGQNVGKDNVSTMPMSFQKKQNMLQSSEKVAKKDEDKDHGDGDLGNTDVDHENVSTMPLSFQSRQDMSKPDKHVAKKDNAKDHRDEDSGNVHVDHENISTMPLSFQGRRDMSQPDTDVSKEDDEKDLGNADVDHENVSTMQSSFQSRREISQSDEHLAKKDNDKDNVVEDLGNIDVDHEKVSTIPLSFQSRKDMSQSDDNVVKEDNAKDHRDEDLGNADVDHENVSTMPSSFQTRRDSSRHDKHVAKEDNAKDNGDEDFGNVDPVNVSAIPMSFKKRLDMLQSSKHVARKDYVKDHEDEDLGNVDHENVSTMLQSGKHVAKKDNDKDHRDEDIGNVDLDHENVSTKPSSFQSRRDMSHSDTDVAKKDNEKEMDQKNSAHSNSESTTQVSQKKTEEQQECTTDNLQEKTPNQNLSYDKYRSSKDVCSVKYVDDPVGCTTLVSNQHHWSNHDLHLQENIPKLHSSWDKHSPNFDDADARLSMMAINTPESNGTELPKDRTISLCIQAADRNFQLHVQLSDTIDQLKHQLEVVTHIPSNIQRLFYCGMLLRYNYTLANYEIKDNSSVQLLSVTQILIFYINLYGDKLSLGVYSTDSIGSIVSMIECQESLSRGQHCLMLFDRELEKEKSLRYYNIQDESILQLQPILLESIRIRVFVNTSKQLLIGAEPEDKISDVKFKIQDKEGIPYGLKQINFEGKQLEDSKPLSYYNIGKGNIKCIYFSLHDIMKIEIRTASGSTSTIAVKNDNTIKEVKSRIEDFTNIPEGKQLLIFDGKQLQDELTLSDYNIENQSIVSLVNLQLGLRLTVTIYRKSLIDKTVTFVMDTCATVQDLKDTVQENADIPSEEQSLLFNDECLLDDKLLSEYNIKNGSNLPCVLAKTDGVHVFCRHIER, from the exons ATGTTCCAGTCTGGTAAAAATGTTGCCAAGAAAAATAGTGACAAAG ATCACGGAAATGCAGATCTCGTACACGACGTTGGTCAAAAGAACGTCTCATCGATACCAAAGTCCTTTCAGAGAAGACATGGTAGATTGCAGTCCGGTAAACATTTTGCAAAGAAAGATCATGACAAAG ATCACGGAAATGCAGATCTCGGACAAAACGTTGACAAAGAAAACGTCTCGGCGATGCCAATGTCCTTTCAGAGAAGACAGAATATGTTACGGTCCAGTGAAAAGGTTGCCAAGAAAGATGATGACAAAG ATCACGGAGATAAAGAACTCAGGAACGTTGAACAAGAGAACGTCTCGACGGTGCTGATGTCCTTTCAGAGAAGACTGAATATGTTACAGTCCGGTAAACATGTTGCCAAGAAAAGTAAAGACAAAG ATCATGCAAATGCATATCTCGTCCACGACGTTGGTCAAAAGAACGTCCCGACGATACCAAAGTCCTTTCAGGGAAGACATGGTAGATTGCAGTCCGGTAAACATGTTGCAAAGAAAGATAATGACAAAG ATCTCGGACAAAACGTTGGTAAAGATAACGTCTCGACGATGCCAATGTCCTTTCAGAGAAGACAGAATATGTTACAGACCAGTGAAAAGGTTGCCAAGAAAGATGATGACAAAG ATCACGGAAATGAAGATCTCGGGGACGTTGATCAAGAGAACGTCTCGGCGAGGCCAATGTCATTTCAGAGAAGACTGGATATGTTACAGTCCGGTAAACATGTTGCCAAGAAAGTTAATGAAAAAG ATCACGGAAATGAAGATCTCGGAAACGTCGATCACGAGAACGTCTCGACGATGCCGATGTCCTTTCAGAAAAGACTGGATACTTTACAGTCCGGTAAACATGTTGCCAAGAAAGATAATGATA TAGATCACGGAAATGTAGATCTCGTACACGACGTTGGTCAAAAGAACGTCTCGACGATACCAAAGTCCTTTCAGATAAGACATAGTAGATTGCAGTCCGGTAAACATTTTGCAAAGAAAGATAAAAGCAAAG ATCACGGAAATGCAGATTTCGTACACGACGTCGAACAAGAGAACGTCTCGACGATACCGAAGTCCTTTCAGAGAAGACAAGATAGATTGCAGTCTGGTAAACATTTTGCAAAGAAAGATAATGACAAAG ATCACGGAAATGCAGATCTCGGACAAAACGTTGGTAAAGATAACGTCTCGACGATGCCAATGTCCTTTCAGAAAAAACAGAATATGTTACAGTCCAGTGAAAAGGTTGCCAAGAAAGATGAGGACAAAG ACCACGGAGATGGAGATCTCGGAAACACTGACGTTGATCACGAGAACGTCTCGACGATGCCGTTGTCCTTCCAGAGTAGACAGGATATGTCCAAGCCAGATAAACATGTTGCCAAGAAAGATAATGCAAAAG ATCACAGAGATGAAGATTCCGGTAACGTTCACGTTGATCACGAGAACATCTCGACGATGCCGTTGTCCTTTCAGGGTAGACGGGATATGTCTCAGCCCGATACAGATGTTTCCAAGGAAGATGATGAAAAAG ATCTCGGCAACGCTGACGTTGATCACGAGAACGTCTCGACGATGCAGTCGTCTTTTCAGAGTAGACGGGAGATTTCCCAGTCTGATGAACATCTTGCCAAGAAAGATAATGACAAAG ATAACGTAGTTGAAGATCTCGGAAACATTGACGTTGATCACGAGAAGGTCTCGACGATTCCGTTGTCCTTTCAGAGTAGAAAGGATATGTCACAATCCGATGATAATGTTGTCAAGGAAGATAATGCAAAAG ATCACAGAGATGAAGATCTTGGAAACGCTGACGTTGATCACGAGAACGTCTCCACGATGCCGTCGTCTTTTCAGACTAGACGGGATTCGTCCCGGCACGATAAACATGTTGCCAAGGAAGATAATGCAAAAG atAACGGAGATGAAGATTTCGGAAACGTTGATCCCGTGAACGTCTCGGCGATACCGATGTCCTTTAAGAAAAGACTGGATATGTTACAGTCCAGTAAACATGTTGCCAGGAAAGATTATGTAAAAG ATCACGAAGATGAAGATCTCGGAAACGTTGATCACGAGAACGTCTCGACGATGTTACAGTCCGGTAAACATGTTGCCAAGAAAGACAACGACAAAG ATCACCGAGATGAAGATATCGGAAACGTTGACCTTGATCACGAGAACGTCTCGACAAAGCCGTCGTCCTTTCAGAGTAGACGGGATATGTCCCATTCCGATACAGATGTTGCCAAGAAAGATAATGAAAAAG AAATGGATCAGAAAAATAGTGCACACAGCAACAGTGAATCCACAACACAGgtttctcaaaagaaaacagAGGAACAGCAGGAATGCACAACTGACAATCTGCAGGAGAAAACTCCTAACCAGAATCTTTCCTATGACAAATACCGATCGAGTAAAGATGTTTGCAGTGTCAAATATGTCGATGATCCAGTTGGGTGTACTACACTGGTTTCCAATCAACATCATTGGTCTAATCACGACCTTCATCTACAAGAGAACATCCCTAAGCTGCATTCCTCGTGGGACAAACACTCGCCAAATTTTGATGACGCAGATGCAAGACTGAGTATGATGGCAATAAATACACCTGAATCCAATGGGACAGAGCTTCCCAAAGATCGTACCATCTCACTTTGCATCCAGGCTGCAGATCGGAATTTTCAACTCCATGTACAGCTAAGTGATACTATTGATCAGTTAAAACATCAACTTGAAGTTGTTACACATATTCCTTCTAACATCCAGCGCCTCTTTTATTGTGGGATGCTATTACGATACAATTATACTCTTGCAAATTATGAGATCAAAGACAATTCATCTGTGCAACTACTGTCAGTTACACAGATCTTGATCTTTTACATAAACTTGTACGGTGATAAACTGTCCCTAGGAGTTTATTCAACCGATTCCATTGGAAGTATTGTATCCATGATTGAATGTCAAGAATCACTGAGTAGAGGTCAGCATTGCTTAATGCTTTTTGATAGGGAGTTGGAAAAAGAGAAGTCACTAAGATATTATAACATCCAGGACGAATCCATCTTACAGCTCCAACCAATCCTGCTAGAAAGTATACGGATCCGTGTATTTGTTAATACTAGTAAGCAATTACTAATTGGGGCAGAACCAGAAGATAAAATTAGTGATGTGAAGTTCAAAATCCAAGATAAGGAAGGCATTCCTTACGGCCTCAAGCAAATTAACTTTGAAGGCAAACAGTTAGAAGATTCTAAACCTCTCTCTTATTACAATATTGGAAAAGGTAAcatcaaatgtatttatttcagcttacATGATATCATGAAGATTGAGATAAGAACTGCTTCTGGAAGTACAAGTACAATTGCAGTTAAAAATGATAACACCATCAAGGAGGTAAAATCGAGGATTGAAGATTTTACAAACATACCCGAAGGGAAACAGCTCCTAATATTTGACGGAAAACAGTTACAAGATGAACTCACTCTCTCTGACTATAATATTGAGAACCAGAGTATTGTCAGTCTCGTAAACCTTCAACTTGGACTAAGACTAACCGTTACCATTTACAGGAAAAGTTTGATTGACAAGACTGTCACTTTCGTGATGGACACTTGTGCCACAGTGCAGGACTTGAAAGACACAGTCCAAGAAAATGCAGACATTCCTAGTGAGGAGCAAAGTCTTCTGTTCAATGATGAGTGCCTACTAGATGACAAATTACTTTCGGAATACAATATCAAAAATGGTAGCAATTTACCGTGTGTACTTGCAAAGACGGACGGTGTGCATGTTTTTTGTCGACACATTGAAAGATAA